Proteins encoded within one genomic window of Empedobacter falsenii:
- the dtd gene encoding D-aminoacyl-tRNA deacylase, which translates to MRVILQRVQHASVKVDGEITGKIENGILALVGFEPDDTREDFEWISKKIIQLRIFNDENDVMNLDVQQTDGDILVVSQFTLHASTKKGNRPSYIKASKPDLANEQYETFLNVLESNFKPVQRGIFGADMKVELLNDGPVTIFIDSKNKE; encoded by the coding sequence ATGCGAGTAATTTTACAGCGTGTGCAACATGCTTCTGTAAAGGTAGATGGAGAAATAACTGGGAAAATAGAAAATGGAATTTTAGCTTTGGTTGGCTTTGAGCCTGATGATACAAGGGAAGATTTTGAATGGATTTCGAAAAAAATAATTCAACTCAGAATTTTCAATGATGAAAATGATGTGATGAATTTGGATGTACAACAAACTGATGGAGATATTTTGGTTGTTTCTCAGTTTACGTTACATGCGTCAACGAAAAAAGGAAATCGTCCGTCATATATCAAAGCGTCGAAACCAGATCTAGCAAACGAACAATATGAAACATTTTTGAACGTTTTAGAGTCAAATTTCAAACCTGTGCAAAGAGGAATTTTTGGTGCAGATATGAAAGTCGAATTGTTGAATGATGGTCCAGTAACCATTTTTATCGATTCAAAGAATAAAGAATAA
- the rsgA gene encoding ribosome small subunit-dependent GTPase A has protein sequence MKGIVIKSTGSWYHLLTEDGTTYQARIRGKFRIANIKHTNPIAVGDEVEFEIDKDDIAVITKIHNRKNYIIRKSVNLSKKTHIIASNIDVAFLVVTLSNPKTSFGFIDRFLITAEAYHIPVVILFNKMDSYTEDEMAELEIYKSIYNSIGYESLDISAETGLNLDLVKDRMKDKVSLVSGHSGVGKSTLLNTLNPDLNLKTHEVSDFNSKGQHTTTFAQMYEWPFGGFIIDTPGIKEFGLVHIDKTELQGYFPEILELKHNCKFDNCIHVNEPKCAVRDAVENGEIAVSRYENYLTFLEEDIYTEK, from the coding sequence TTGAAAGGAATTGTCATAAAATCTACTGGTAGTTGGTATCATCTTCTTACGGAAGATGGTACAACTTATCAGGCAAGAATTAGAGGGAAATTTAGAATAGCCAATATCAAACATACCAACCCAATTGCTGTTGGAGACGAGGTTGAGTTTGAGATTGACAAAGATGATATTGCAGTCATTACAAAAATTCATAATCGCAAAAATTATATCATTCGAAAATCTGTTAATCTATCCAAAAAAACGCACATTATTGCATCTAACATTGACGTTGCTTTTTTGGTTGTAACGCTTTCTAATCCCAAAACTTCGTTTGGTTTTATTGACCGTTTTTTGATTACTGCTGAGGCTTATCATATTCCAGTTGTGATTTTATTCAACAAAATGGATTCGTACACGGAAGATGAAATGGCTGAGTTAGAAATTTATAAATCAATTTACAATTCTATCGGTTACGAAAGTCTTGATATTTCTGCTGAAACAGGACTAAATTTAGACCTTGTAAAAGATCGAATGAAAGATAAAGTGAGTTTGGTTTCGGGACATTCTGGAGTTGGAAAATCAACGTTATTGAATACTTTAAATCCTGATTTAAACCTAAAAACGCACGAAGTTTCTGATTTTAATAGCAAAGGACAACATACCACAACTTTTGCACAGATGTACGAATGGCCTTTTGGAGGTTTCATTATCGATACGCCTGGAATTAAGGAATTTGGTTTGGTTCATATCGACAAAACCGAATTACAAGGTTATTTTCCTGAAATTTTAGAATTGAAACACAATTGTAAATTTGATAATTGTATTCATGTTAACGAGCCAAAATGTGCTGTGCGTGATGCAGTAGAAAATGGAGAAATCGCAGTTTCTCGCTACGAAAATTATCTCACTTTTTTAGAAGAAGATATTTATACCGAAAAATAA
- a CDS encoding DUF3857 domain-containing protein, giving the protein MKQTLLFSTFLISSFSFAQNYAVDQIPADLIKDAYAVVRKNEEKIELLKVDELKYTEDVVVTVLSKAGDNYVGAQANYDPNTKIDLFEATLYDVNGKEIKKFKTKDFGDQSHVSSGQMYTDDRIKYLNYTPTNYPYTIQYKISVTSKNTIGIPRWFPIKAQNLSIEKSTYTFINKTNSIIRLKENNFNGFNIQKTGDNNNLNYTFNHIPAFNEEDQMVSLRKIFPHAILASNQISIDGVKGDFDNWNDYGKWLFNNLVVGKQDFTPTQKLAFQNMVKDAKSDEEKVQILYKHLQNKVRYIGVQLGIGGLSPFPASYVESKSYGDCKALTNYTMSMLDAVGIKSYYTEVHSGRSPQDMTEDMMYLQGDHVILYVPLKGKDIWLETTSQTTPFNYLGNFTANRKVIIVDEKGGKIIPSQQFKTEDNQLFVNGNATLLADGTLNFNFSETSKGLIYENFARFNQLSEKDLDVRLKNRFSYLQGISFKKKEFNNDWKNAVFTSNFEFSAPNYAKIQGNNIILNIIPVNKEETSVKKMKDRKFDFNIETGYVDEVFYTLTLPSGYKLPQKFDAITVKSAFGEYQLEINPKENNTFEIKRIYKQFSGTFSKEKYNEYVEFRRQIAGYDNTKLLLEKL; this is encoded by the coding sequence ATGAAACAAACTCTACTTTTTTCAACTTTTTTGATTAGTTCATTTTCTTTTGCGCAAAACTATGCGGTCGATCAAATTCCAGCCGATTTGATAAAAGATGCTTATGCTGTTGTGCGAAAAAATGAAGAAAAAATAGAACTTCTAAAAGTTGATGAATTAAAATACACGGAAGACGTTGTCGTAACGGTTTTGAGTAAAGCGGGCGATAATTATGTTGGTGCGCAAGCGAATTATGATCCAAACACGAAAATTGACTTATTCGAGGCAACTTTGTATGATGTAAACGGAAAGGAAATTAAAAAATTCAAAACCAAAGATTTTGGTGACCAAAGCCATGTAAGTAGTGGACAAATGTACACGGATGATCGCATCAAATATTTGAATTATACTCCAACAAATTATCCTTATACAATTCAGTATAAAATTTCTGTAACAAGCAAAAATACCATTGGAATTCCAAGGTGGTTTCCAATTAAGGCACAAAACTTATCGATTGAAAAATCTACTTATACTTTTATAAATAAAACAAATTCTATTATTCGTTTAAAAGAAAATAATTTTAACGGATTTAACATTCAAAAAACAGGAGATAACAATAATTTAAACTATACATTTAATCATATTCCTGCTTTTAATGAAGAAGATCAAATGGTTTCTTTGCGAAAAATTTTTCCACATGCAATTTTAGCATCAAATCAAATTAGTATTGATGGTGTTAAAGGAGATTTTGATAATTGGAATGATTATGGAAAATGGTTATTCAACAACTTAGTTGTAGGAAAACAAGATTTTACTCCTACTCAAAAATTAGCGTTCCAAAATATGGTAAAAGATGCAAAATCTGACGAAGAAAAAGTTCAGATTTTGTACAAACATTTGCAAAATAAAGTTCGATATATTGGCGTACAACTAGGAATTGGTGGACTTTCTCCTTTTCCCGCTTCTTATGTCGAAAGCAAAAGTTATGGTGATTGTAAAGCATTAACTAATTATACTATGTCAATGTTAGATGCTGTTGGTATTAAATCATATTACACTGAAGTACATTCAGGTCGGTCTCCTCAAGATATGACTGAAGATATGATGTATTTACAAGGTGATCACGTTATCTTGTATGTTCCTTTAAAAGGAAAAGATATTTGGTTAGAAACAACAAGCCAAACAACCCCATTCAATTATTTAGGTAATTTTACTGCAAATAGAAAAGTAATAATTGTTGATGAAAAAGGTGGAAAAATTATTCCTTCGCAACAATTCAAAACTGAAGATAATCAATTATTCGTCAATGGAAATGCAACACTTTTAGCAGATGGAACATTAAATTTTAATTTTTCTGAAACTTCAAAAGGATTGATTTACGAGAATTTTGCAAGATTTAATCAATTAAGCGAGAAAGATCTTGATGTTCGTCTAAAAAATCGTTTTTCTTATTTGCAAGGAATATCATTCAAAAAGAAAGAATTCAATAATGATTGGAAAAATGCTGTTTTTACTTCAAATTTCGAGTTTTCAGCACCAAATTATGCTAAAATACAAGGAAATAATATCATTCTGAATATTATTCCAGTGAATAAAGAAGAGACCTCTGTCAAAAAAATGAAAGATAGAAAGTTTGATTTCAACATCGAGACAGGATATGTTGACGAAGTTTTCTATACATTGACGCTTCCTTCTGGCTATAAATTGCCACAAAAATTTGATGCAATTACCGTGAAATCTGCTTTTGGAGAATATCAATTAGAAATTAATCCGAAAGAAAATAATACATTCGAAATCAAACGAATTTACAAACAATTTTCTGGAACTTTTTCAAAAGAAAAATACAACGAATATGTCGAATTTCGTAGACAAATAGCGGGATATGACAATACAAAACTACTT